From a single Lewinella sp. LCG006 genomic region:
- a CDS encoding RNA polymerase sigma factor gives MPVPRDNNITVTIRNYGDRLFRFIRGRVSSDADAEDVLQDVWYQLSRIVDLSSIENINAWLHRVARNRLTDRYRKKEPAALEDLGYNDEENEFFLEDWLPASDDGPEEAYFRQLVWETLYDALDELPANQRDVFVWNELEDETFQSIADRTGINIKTLISRKGYAVKYLRQRLADLYDELLNY, from the coding sequence ATGCCAGTACCGAGAGATAATAACATAACCGTAACTATCCGCAATTACGGTGACAGGTTGTTCCGTTTTATTCGTGGACGGGTCTCTTCGGATGCCGATGCGGAGGACGTTTTGCAGGATGTTTGGTACCAACTCAGTCGGATTGTCGATCTGAGCAGTATTGAAAATATCAACGCCTGGCTGCACCGGGTAGCGCGCAACCGCCTGACGGATCGTTACCGTAAAAAGGAGCCAGCAGCGTTGGAAGACTTGGGCTACAACGACGAAGAAAATGAGTTTTTCCTGGAAGACTGGCTTCCCGCTTCGGATGATGGCCCGGAAGAAGCTTATTTTCGCCAGCTAGTTTGGGAAACGCTTTATGATGCGCTAGATGAATTGCCCGCTAACCAAAGAGATGTATTTGTGTGGAATGAACTAGAAGACGAAACCTTTCAATCCATCGCTGATCGTACGGGGATCAATATAAAAACGCTCATTTCCCGTAAGGGCTACGCCGTCAAATATCTGCGCCAACGCCTGGCCGATCTTTACGACGAACTCCTTAATTATTAA
- a CDS encoding NADP-dependent oxidoreductase, with amino-acid sequence MINKQLILRERPVGMPTKDTWSLDETAVPEPADGQLVVRHHYISLDPAMRGWMNDARSYIPPVQLGEVMRAGSIGEVVASKHPKFAVGDIITGWGGVQEYCLTNGDNWYKVDTRLAPMPTYIGTLGMPGMTAYFGILEVGKIKEGDIVLVSGAAGAVGSVVGQIAKIKGCTVVGIAGGPEKCKYLTETLGFDSALDYKVEGFPRALKEACPKGIDVYFDNVGGEILDLALARLRRNARVVICGAISQYNNKEAVKGPSNYLSLLVNRATMQGMVVMDYAKDYGRAAQEMGQWMAAGKLHSREDIYEGIENFYETFQRLFSGEKLGKLVLKVI; translated from the coding sequence ATGATCAATAAGCAACTTATTCTACGCGAACGCCCTGTGGGCATGCCGACCAAAGACACCTGGAGCCTGGACGAAACGGCGGTACCCGAACCCGCTGATGGGCAACTGGTGGTACGTCACCATTATATATCGTTGGACCCAGCGATGCGCGGCTGGATGAATGATGCCCGTTCTTACATTCCGCCAGTACAGTTGGGCGAAGTGATGCGTGCGGGCTCTATTGGCGAAGTGGTGGCCAGTAAGCACCCTAAATTTGCCGTAGGAGATATCATCACGGGTTGGGGTGGTGTGCAGGAATACTGCCTGACCAATGGTGATAACTGGTACAAGGTAGACACCCGCCTGGCACCCATGCCTACCTACATCGGCACCCTGGGAATGCCTGGAATGACGGCTTACTTTGGTATTCTGGAAGTAGGCAAGATCAAAGAAGGAGACATCGTGCTCGTGTCTGGTGCTGCTGGTGCAGTGGGGAGTGTGGTCGGGCAAATAGCCAAGATCAAAGGTTGTACAGTAGTAGGTATTGCCGGTGGTCCGGAAAAATGCAAGTACCTGACCGAAACCCTCGGCTTTGATAGCGCACTGGACTACAAGGTCGAAGGTTTTCCCCGAGCCCTGAAAGAAGCTTGCCCTAAAGGGATTGATGTGTATTTTGATAATGTAGGGGGCGAAATTCTGGATCTAGCCCTGGCTCGCTTGCGCCGCAACGCAAGGGTGGTGATTTGCGGAGCAATCTCTCAGTACAATAACAAAGAAGCGGTAAAAGGCCCTAGTAATTACCTTTCGCTATTGGTGAATCGCGCTACGATGCAAGGTATGGTAGTGATGGATTACGCCAAAGACTACGGCCGCGCCGCCCAGGAAATGGGCCAATGGATGGCGGCTGGTAAACTCCATTCCCGCGAAGACATCTACGAAGGGATCGAAAACTTCTATGAGACCTTTCAGCGCTTGTTTTCAGGCGAAAAATTGGGAAAATTGGTATTGAAGGTGATTTAG
- a CDS encoding zinc-binding alcohol dehydrogenase family protein, giving the protein MKAIGFKQSLPITAEQSFIEFEAEKPTATGYDILVKIAAISVNPVDFKIRQNAAKDITLDTPKIIGWDAVGTVEAVGEKTSRFKVGDEVYYAGDLTRSGSNAEYQVVDERIVGFKPKHLTIAEAAAIPLTGLTAWESLFDRIKINPETDKGKTILILAGAGGVGSIAIQIAKKVAGLTVIATASRPESADWCTALGADFVVNHYDLQAELAKIGHQEVDYVLDFVDLGAYWETAVEVTKPQGHIVSITGSSKPLNLNLLKNKSISFSLEFMYTRSMFTTEDIARQHEILNEISRLLDDGTLKTTLTTTLKSFTVEQLKKAHQMQESGKTIGKTVIEF; this is encoded by the coding sequence ATGAAAGCCATAGGATTCAAACAGTCTTTACCCATCACTGCCGAGCAAAGTTTTATTGAATTTGAAGCAGAGAAACCTACGGCCACAGGTTATGATATTTTAGTAAAAATAGCGGCTATTTCGGTGAATCCCGTCGATTTTAAAATCCGGCAAAATGCAGCTAAGGACATCACGCTTGATACGCCCAAAATCATTGGCTGGGATGCCGTAGGAACAGTAGAAGCAGTAGGCGAAAAAACGTCCCGCTTCAAAGTAGGCGACGAAGTATACTACGCCGGAGACCTTACCCGTAGTGGTAGCAATGCCGAATACCAGGTGGTTGATGAACGCATCGTAGGCTTCAAACCCAAGCACCTGACTATCGCAGAAGCAGCAGCAATTCCACTCACGGGGTTGACGGCCTGGGAGTCACTTTTTGATCGGATCAAAATTAATCCAGAAACGGATAAAGGGAAAACAATCTTGATCCTCGCCGGTGCTGGTGGGGTGGGCTCGATTGCCATACAAATTGCCAAAAAAGTAGCAGGGCTGACCGTCATCGCTACCGCATCACGACCTGAATCTGCCGACTGGTGTACGGCATTGGGAGCCGATTTCGTGGTAAATCACTACGACCTACAAGCAGAATTGGCAAAAATAGGCCACCAGGAGGTAGACTACGTTCTTGATTTTGTGGATTTAGGAGCGTACTGGGAAACCGCAGTGGAAGTTACCAAACCACAGGGGCACATTGTTTCGATTACCGGCAGCAGCAAGCCACTGAACCTGAATTTGCTCAAAAACAAAAGTATCTCCTTTTCCTTGGAATTCATGTACACCCGCTCAATGTTTACGACGGAGGATATCGCCCGGCAGCACGAAATTCTAAACGAAATAAGCCGATTGTTGGATGATGGCACCTTAAAAACAACTTTGACGACTACCCTGAAAAGCTTTACGGTGGAGCAACTCAAAAAAGCACACCAAATGCAGGAGTCAGGAAAAACGATTGGGAAAACGGTGATTGAGTTTTAG
- a CDS encoding Hsp20/alpha crystallin family protein, translated as MKYHQGHYGRHHQGHGRGPMQRQGAQVNIQEMDDRYEIYLIAAGRKREDFRMEIADDLLTIHVAAPAHEAEGQWQRREFRFRAFERSFQLSDKINQEDIRATYEGGILTVTLPKHPDRVTQRREVEVE; from the coding sequence ATGAAATATCATCAGGGGCATTATGGCCGTCATCATCAAGGGCACGGGCGCGGCCCAATGCAGCGTCAGGGCGCACAAGTGAACATCCAGGAAATGGACGACCGCTACGAAATCTATCTCATTGCGGCTGGTCGTAAACGGGAAGATTTCCGGATGGAAATCGCCGACGATTTGCTCACCATCCACGTAGCTGCTCCAGCCCACGAAGCCGAAGGGCAGTGGCAACGGCGCGAGTTTCGTTTCCGGGCTTTTGAGCGCAGCTTCCAGCTGAGTGATAAAATCAATCAGGAGGACATTCGCGCCACGTATGAAGGAGGCATCCTCACCGTCACCTTGCCCAAGCACCCCGATCGGGTGACGCAGCGGCGGGAAGTGGAGGTAGAGTAA
- the rpsF gene encoding 30S ribosomal protein S6: MRNYEVTFIVDPVLSGEEIKTTAQTYSDMLKTANANIVHIDEMGLRTLAYPINKRNSGVYYCIEFQMDTVDLIDDLELALRRDERIMRFLTYKLDKFGIKYNEDKRNGLIGKAKRPKSKEKKEGRERNDRNDRNNDRRGNAPQKPASKPAPAAAKQEEE, encoded by the coding sequence ATGCGAAATTACGAAGTAACATTCATCGTAGACCCAGTGCTGTCGGGGGAAGAAATCAAAACGACGGCTCAGACCTATAGCGATATGTTGAAAACGGCTAATGCCAACATCGTACACATCGACGAGATGGGTTTACGAACGTTAGCTTACCCGATCAACAAACGCAATAGCGGGGTTTACTACTGTATTGAATTCCAAATGGATACTGTCGATCTTATCGACGATTTGGAACTGGCGCTGCGCCGCGATGAGCGCATCATGCGTTTCCTTACTTACAAACTGGACAAGTTTGGTATCAAGTACAACGAAGACAAGCGCAACGGCTTGATCGGGAAAGCAAAGCGTCCTAAGTCTAAAGAGAAGAAGGAAGGCCGTGAGCGCAATGACCGTAACGATCGCAACAACGATCGTCGTGGCAATGCACCACAAAAGCCAGCTTCTAAGCCAGCCCCTGCGGCAGCAAAGCAGGAGGAAGAGTAA
- the rplI gene encoding 50S ribosomal protein L9: MDIILLQDVEHVGYKHELVTVKNGYGRNYLIPQGFALIANSANRARLKELQRREDATEAKRLGEYQDIAKKLEGQVLRIGAKAGTSGKIFGSVTNIQIINALKEQFDLEIERRKVQLPENVKDLGTYSLVLNLHKEVQPEVKFEVVAE, from the coding sequence ATGGATATCATTCTGTTGCAAGACGTTGAACACGTCGGATATAAGCACGAGCTGGTGACCGTTAAGAATGGCTACGGTCGCAACTACCTGATTCCTCAGGGATTTGCACTGATCGCCAACAGCGCTAACCGTGCTCGTTTAAAAGAATTACAGCGTCGTGAAGATGCTACTGAAGCCAAACGCCTGGGTGAATACCAGGATATTGCCAAGAAATTGGAGGGCCAGGTACTACGTATTGGTGCTAAAGCCGGTACGAGTGGTAAGATCTTTGGTAGCGTTACCAACATTCAGATCATCAATGCCCTTAAGGAGCAATTCGATCTTGAAATTGAGCGCCGCAAGGTACAGTTGCCTGAGAATGTGAAAGATTTGGGTACCTATTCTTTGGTACTGAACTTGCACAAAGAGGTACAACCTGAAGTGAAATTCGAAGTAGTAGCGGAGTAA
- the rpsR gene encoding 30S ribosomal protein S18: MANRDDIKFLSNPKIGGKRQKYCRFRKYGIKYIDYKDADFLLSFVNEQGKILPRRITGNSLKYQRKVSAAVKRARHLALLPYLTDLLK, translated from the coding sequence ATGGCTAATCGCGATGATATTAAGTTTTTAAGCAATCCTAAGATTGGTGGCAAGCGTCAGAAGTACTGTCGTTTCCGCAAGTACGGTATCAAGTATATCGACTACAAGGATGCTGATTTCCTGCTGTCTTTCGTTAACGAGCAGGGTAAAATTTTACCACGCCGTATCACCGGTAATTCTCTAAAATACCAGCGTAAAGTTTCTGCTGCAGTCAAGCGTGCTCGCCACCTGGCTTTGCTGCCTTACTTGACGGACTTGCTCAAATAG